One Oryzomonas sagensis DNA segment encodes these proteins:
- a CDS encoding YgiQ family radical SAM protein — MTGHLPIHLAEARARGWDELDVVFVSGDAYIDHPAFGIPLLARWLEAHGFRVGIIPQPDWRSKEPFMALGRPRLFFAVSAGAMDSMVAHYTPARKLRHDDAYTPGNRHGARPNRATIIYTSRLKEAYKDVPVVIGGIEASLRRFAHYDYWENKVRRSILLDAKADLLIYGMGEAPLLEVARRMAEGEPFAEIRNVRGTCRVGRGAEDGPTDPEGKGSVSIPSFDDVAVDRKKFAEAFRLAYREQNPFSARTLVQPHGDRLLVCNPPALPLNQAEMDRVYALPYEKTPHPSYREQIPAWEQIKTSITSHRGCFGGCAFCAITMHQGKVIQSRSEASIIAEVDALSRQRWFRGSISDVGGPTANMYGLACKNPEAMRVCRRESCLFPAVCAHLDTTDKRAVALLQRVRNRQGVKHVAVSSGVRYDLMERQPGYFSELVGHHVSGLLKIAPEHLAEHVTALMRKPGRKAFERFLTRFREESIRLGKRQHLIPYLISGHPGSTVADMLDLALALKKLGLTVEQVQDFTPTPGTLSTCMYYTGIDPANGKRVYVPVSDREKGQQKALLLWHQPDERNKVLEALREMGREDAAALLGVAGKMAVRPPVAKPGTKKTR; from the coding sequence GTGACCGGGCACCTGCCCATACACCTCGCTGAAGCGAGGGCCAGGGGGTGGGACGAGCTGGACGTCGTCTTTGTCAGCGGCGACGCCTACATCGACCACCCGGCCTTCGGGATTCCGCTCCTGGCCCGCTGGCTGGAGGCCCACGGTTTCCGGGTGGGAATCATCCCCCAGCCGGACTGGCGCTCAAAGGAACCCTTCATGGCGCTGGGGCGCCCGCGGCTGTTCTTTGCCGTATCGGCCGGGGCCATGGATTCCATGGTGGCCCACTATACGCCGGCGCGCAAGCTGCGCCACGATGATGCCTACACCCCGGGCAACCGCCACGGGGCCCGCCCCAACCGCGCCACCATCATCTATACCTCGCGTCTGAAAGAGGCCTACAAGGACGTGCCGGTGGTCATCGGCGGCATTGAGGCCTCCCTGCGCCGTTTTGCCCACTACGACTATTGGGAGAACAAGGTGCGCCGCTCGATTCTCCTGGACGCCAAGGCCGACCTTTTGATCTACGGCATGGGGGAAGCGCCCCTGCTGGAGGTGGCCAGGCGCATGGCAGAGGGGGAGCCGTTTGCGGAGATACGCAACGTGCGGGGCACCTGCCGTGTCGGGCGGGGGGCTGAAGACGGCCCGACAGATCCCGAGGGCAAGGGGAGCGTGTCCATCCCCTCCTTCGACGATGTGGCCGTTGACAGGAAAAAGTTCGCCGAGGCGTTCCGCCTGGCCTACCGGGAGCAAAACCCCTTCTCCGCCCGGACGCTTGTCCAGCCCCACGGCGACCGCCTGCTGGTGTGCAATCCGCCGGCCCTCCCCCTGAACCAGGCGGAGATGGACAGGGTCTATGCGCTCCCCTATGAAAAGACGCCCCATCCCTCCTACCGGGAACAGATACCGGCCTGGGAGCAGATCAAGACCTCCATCACCAGCCATCGGGGCTGTTTCGGCGGTTGCGCGTTCTGCGCCATCACCATGCACCAGGGCAAGGTGATCCAGTCCCGCAGCGAGGCCTCCATTATCGCCGAGGTGGACGCCCTGTCCCGCCAGAGGTGGTTCCGGGGCAGCATCAGCGACGTGGGCGGGCCGACCGCCAATATGTACGGTCTGGCCTGCAAAAATCCCGAGGCCATGCGGGTCTGTCGCCGGGAGAGTTGTCTCTTCCCCGCCGTCTGCGCCCATCTGGATACGACCGACAAGCGTGCCGTCGCCCTCTTGCAGCGGGTACGGAACCGGCAGGGGGTCAAACACGTGGCGGTCTCGTCGGGGGTGCGCTACGACCTCATGGAACGGCAACCGGGCTATTTTAGCGAACTGGTGGGGCATCATGTGAGCGGCCTGCTCAAGATCGCCCCCGAGCATCTCGCGGAGCATGTCACGGCCCTGATGCGCAAACCGGGGAGGAAGGCCTTCGAACGTTTTCTCACCCGTTTCCGCGAGGAGAGCATTCGCCTCGGCAAACGGCAGCATCTCATACCCTACCTGATCTCGGGCCACCCCGGCTCTACCGTGGCGGATATGCTGGATCTGGCCCTGGCGCTCAAGAAGCTGGGGCTGACCGTCGAACAGGTTCAGGATTTCACCCCAACGCCGGGAACGCTCTCCACCTGCATGTACTACACCGGCATCGATCCGGCAAACGGCAAACGGGTGTATGTTCCGGTCAGCGACCGGGAGAAGGGGCAGCAGAAGGCGCTCTTGCTGTGGCACCAACCGGACGAGCGGAACAAGGTGCTGGAAGCGCTCAGGGAGATGGGACGTGAAGATGCGGCGGCGCTGCTGGGCGTGGCGGGCAAGATGGCGGTCCGGCCGCCGGTTGCGAAGCCAGGGACAAAAAAAACCCGCTGA
- a CDS encoding cold-shock protein, which yields MAQGKVKWFNDTKGFGFIEQEGGEDVFVHFSAIAGDGFKSLAEGDAVTFDITQGPKGLQASNVNKIK from the coding sequence ATGGCACAGGGCAAGGTTAAATGGTTTAACGACACCAAGGGTTTCGGCTTTATCGAGCAGGAAGGCGGCGAGGACGTATTCGTACATTTTTCCGCCATCGCAGGCGACGGCTTCAAATCCCTCGCTGAAGGCGACGCGGTCACCTTCGACATTACCCAGGGCCCCAAAGGCCTCCAGGCTTCCAACGTCAACAAGATCAAGTAA
- a CDS encoding MlaC/ttg2D family ABC transporter substrate-binding protein codes for MLRRYAVAVVTGLFLASNAFAGATDDVKKTVDEVVHVVSDKNLKKHDQQRRQALKKTISVIFDYSEMAKRSLGKHWSQRSQAERRQFTDLFASLLENSYAGKIESYNNEKIMYLKETVDGDHAEVRSKVITPKRDEYSLDYRLLKENGKWMVYDVVIEGVSLVSNYRTQFNKIITTNGYNELVKKLKTKTDELKAP; via the coding sequence ATGTTGAGACGTTACGCAGTAGCTGTCGTCACCGGGCTGTTCCTGGCAAGCAACGCCTTTGCCGGGGCGACCGACGATGTGAAAAAGACCGTGGACGAGGTGGTCCACGTCGTCTCCGACAAAAACCTGAAGAAACACGACCAGCAGAGGCGTCAGGCCCTCAAGAAGACCATCAGCGTTATCTTCGACTATTCCGAGATGGCGAAACGCTCCCTCGGCAAGCATTGGAGCCAGCGTAGTCAGGCGGAACGCCGGCAGTTTACCGACCTCTTCGCCTCGCTTCTGGAAAACTCCTATGCCGGCAAGATCGAGTCCTACAACAACGAAAAGATCATGTACCTGAAGGAAACCGTCGACGGGGACCATGCCGAGGTCAGGTCCAAGGTGATCACCCCGAAACGCGACGAATACTCGCTGGACTACCGCCTGCTCAAAGAGAACGGCAAGTGGATGGTGTACGACGTGGTCATCGAGGGGGTCAGCCTGGTCTCCAACTACCGCACCCAGTTCAACAAGATCATCACCACCAACGGCTACAATGAACTGGTAAAGAAACTCAAGACGAAAACCGATGAACTGAAGGCCCCGTAA
- a CDS encoding TolC family protein, with protein sequence MKSLFTSLLIVGALFGPPSSSHAAEDAAQGNLVLGLNDCIRMALKAAPELGEAQADIEQTASKLDEAKSYRYPQLEVMSLFGPAPQARAQDITPTIATDRSTRLNRLTWFTSADATLIQPLYTFGKISENMKAATHGIEVDRSRKEQRANEITLKVREYYYGLMLARELKEVVLEVQEDLAAARKKAQKLLDDGSESVDQIDIYKLDAFSGEVAKLLEEAQKGEKLALAALKTRLGLSAITPLDIGSERLTMDEETVPSYDAFVDRARLRRPEFRQIAEGIKARAALVEAAKANYYPDVFLGGLASWAYADDRDRINNPYITDQYKHFYGGAALGLRWKLDFGITGAKVAGEQAQYNRLLSTKEFADANIPLQIKKFYLDLKEAEQSVTATQSAYSNGKKWAVAALANFDFGVGPAKEIFDALQAYARMRAAYFQSIYNYKIARANLDYAVGEAPLDGAK encoded by the coding sequence ATGAAATCGCTCTTCACATCGCTCCTGATCGTCGGAGCGCTCTTTGGCCCCCCTTCCAGCAGCCACGCCGCAGAAGATGCCGCCCAGGGCAACCTGGTGCTGGGGCTGAACGACTGCATCCGCATGGCCCTGAAAGCCGCGCCGGAACTGGGCGAGGCCCAGGCCGATATCGAGCAGACCGCCAGCAAGCTGGATGAAGCCAAATCCTACCGTTATCCCCAGCTAGAGGTCATGAGCCTGTTCGGCCCTGCACCCCAGGCCCGGGCGCAGGACATTACCCCCACGATCGCCACCGACAGGAGTACCAGGCTCAACAGGCTCACCTGGTTTACCAGCGCCGACGCCACGCTTATTCAGCCGCTCTACACCTTCGGCAAGATCTCGGAGAACATGAAGGCCGCCACCCACGGCATCGAAGTGGACCGTTCCCGCAAGGAGCAGCGGGCCAACGAGATAACCCTCAAGGTGCGGGAGTACTATTACGGCCTGATGCTGGCCCGGGAGCTGAAAGAGGTGGTGCTCGAGGTCCAGGAAGACTTGGCTGCGGCGCGGAAAAAGGCGCAAAAACTTCTGGACGACGGTTCCGAATCGGTCGACCAGATTGATATTTACAAACTGGACGCCTTCTCCGGTGAGGTCGCCAAACTGCTGGAAGAGGCCCAAAAGGGCGAGAAGCTGGCCCTGGCGGCGCTCAAGACGCGCCTCGGGCTTTCGGCCATTACCCCGCTGGACATCGGCAGCGAGCGGCTGACCATGGACGAGGAGACTGTTCCCTCCTATGACGCCTTTGTCGACAGGGCGCGTTTGCGGCGCCCCGAATTCCGCCAGATAGCGGAGGGCATCAAGGCCCGGGCAGCGCTGGTCGAGGCGGCGAAGGCCAACTACTATCCCGATGTCTTCCTGGGCGGCCTCGCCTCCTGGGCCTACGCCGATGACCGGGACCGCATCAACAACCCCTATATTACCGACCAGTACAAGCATTTTTACGGCGGAGCCGCCCTGGGGCTGCGCTGGAAGCTGGATTTCGGCATCACCGGCGCCAAGGTGGCCGGCGAGCAGGCCCAGTATAACCGGCTGCTCAGCACCAAGGAGTTTGCCGACGCCAATATCCCGTTGCAGATCAAAAAATTCTACCTGGACCTGAAGGAGGCCGAACAGAGCGTTACGGCAACCCAATCGGCCTACTCCAACGGGAAGAAATGGGCGGTGGCGGCCCTGGCCAACTTCGATTTCGGCGTCGGCCCGGCCAAGGAGATATTCGATGCCCTGCAGGCCTACGCCCGCATGCGCGCCGCCTACTTCCAATCGATCTACAACTACAAGATTGCCAGGGCCAACCTGGATTATGCCGTCGGCGAAGCACCACTGGACGGCGCCAAATAA
- the mlaD gene encoding outer membrane lipid asymmetry maintenance protein MlaD produces MAKLEMMVGAFMIVGILCLGYLSIKLGKMELMGGDYYTVSAKFDSVSGLKPGARVEIAGVEVGKVDRIELDPKGWDQALAYLKIKSGTRIGDDVIASVRTSGIIGDKFIKLKPGGSDHFLKNNDTIRETESAIDIEELVSKFIHGKV; encoded by the coding sequence ATGGCAAAATTGGAAATGATGGTCGGCGCATTCATGATCGTCGGCATACTCTGCCTGGGCTACCTCTCCATCAAGCTCGGCAAGATGGAATTGATGGGGGGCGACTACTACACGGTTTCGGCCAAATTCGACTCGGTGTCGGGGTTGAAGCCGGGGGCGCGGGTGGAGATCGCCGGCGTGGAGGTCGGCAAGGTCGACCGCATCGAGCTCGATCCCAAGGGTTGGGACCAGGCCCTGGCCTACCTCAAGATCAAGAGCGGCACCAGGATCGGCGACGACGTCATCGCCTCCGTCCGCACCAGCGGCATCATCGGCGACAAGTTCATCAAGCTCAAACCGGGCGGCTCCGACCACTTTCTCAAGAACAACGACACGATCCGCGAGACCGAATCTGCCATCGACATAGAAGAACTGGTCAGCAAGTTCATCCACGGAAAGGTCTGA
- a CDS encoding ABC transporter ATP-binding protein, whose amino-acid sequence MIKLTDVHKSFGTQMVLNGLDLEIPEGMITAIIGPSGEGKSVLLKHIIGLLQPDSGSIEVDGENIQGLRRSQLNRIREKFGMLFQNAALFDSMSVFENVAFPLQEKTKLSGAEIRRRVLSALEDVGLKNVENKFPDELSGGMKKRVGLARAVVLNPKIILFDEPTTGLDPVIKRAIHHLIRETHAKFGFTAVIVSHEIPEIFDIAQNVAMLYQGKILQHGTPDEIQNSTHPVVRQFISGSLDGPIHMV is encoded by the coding sequence ATGATCAAACTGACCGACGTACATAAATCATTCGGCACCCAGATGGTTCTCAACGGCCTCGACCTCGAGATCCCCGAGGGTATGATTACGGCCATCATCGGCCCCAGCGGCGAGGGCAAGAGCGTTCTGCTCAAGCATATCATCGGCCTCCTGCAGCCGGATAGCGGCAGCATCGAGGTGGACGGCGAGAACATCCAGGGGTTGCGGCGCTCCCAGTTGAACCGCATCCGGGAAAAGTTCGGCATGCTGTTCCAGAATGCGGCCCTGTTCGACTCCATGAGCGTGTTCGAGAATGTGGCTTTCCCGCTCCAGGAGAAAACGAAGCTGTCCGGGGCCGAGATCCGCCGGCGGGTGCTGTCGGCCCTGGAGGATGTGGGGCTCAAGAACGTCGAAAACAAGTTCCCGGACGAACTCTCGGGCGGGATGAAGAAACGGGTCGGACTGGCGCGGGCGGTGGTTCTCAACCCCAAAATCATCCTCTTCGACGAACCGACCACAGGGCTCGATCCGGTCATCAAACGGGCCATTCACCACCTGATCCGCGAGACCCATGCCAAATTCGGCTTTACGGCGGTGATCGTTTCCCATGAAATCCCGGAGATCTTCGATATCGCCCAGAACGTGGCCATGCTCTACCAGGGAAAGATCCTCCAGCACGGGACGCCGGACGAGATCCAGAACTCGACCCACCCGGTCGTCCGGCAGTTTATCAGCGGAAGTCTGGACGGCCCCATTCATATGGTGTAA
- a CDS encoding MlaE family ABC transporter permease, with protein MGWFILYSLYMIARRPGRPRYILKQMRFIGTKSLFVIVLTAAFTGMVLGLQGYYTLAKFGSEGMLGTAVALSLIRELGPVLSALMVTGRAGSAITAEIGIMRISEQIDAMETMALDPFKYLITPKFIAAMISLPLLCALFDVVGIYGGWLVGVKLLGVNPGAYFYEMEKSVEWRDVYSGIVKSFSFGIIIAWIGCYKGYFSGHGAEGVSRATTESVVLTSVIILVWDYFLTSILL; from the coding sequence ATGGGATGGTTTATCCTGTATTCCCTCTATATGATTGCCCGCCGGCCGGGCCGTCCCCGTTACATACTCAAACAGATGCGCTTCATCGGCACCAAGTCGCTGTTCGTCATCGTGCTGACCGCCGCCTTCACCGGGATGGTCCTGGGTCTGCAGGGCTATTACACCCTGGCAAAATTCGGTTCCGAGGGGATGTTGGGGACCGCCGTGGCCCTCTCCCTGATCCGCGAACTGGGTCCGGTGTTGTCGGCCCTGATGGTGACCGGCCGGGCGGGCAGCGCCATTACCGCCGAAATCGGCATCATGCGCATCAGCGAGCAGATCGACGCCATGGAAACCATGGCGCTGGACCCCTTCAAGTACCTGATCACCCCGAAGTTCATCGCCGCCATGATCTCGCTGCCGCTGTTGTGCGCGCTCTTCGATGTCGTCGGCATCTACGGCGGCTGGCTGGTGGGGGTCAAATTGCTGGGTGTCAATCCCGGCGCCTATTTTTACGAGATGGAGAAATCGGTGGAATGGCGCGATGTCTACTCAGGCATCGTCAAATCATTCTCGTTCGGAATTATCATTGCCTGGATCGGCTGCTACAAGGGCTATTTCAGCGGCCATGGCGCCGAGGGCGTCTCCCGGGCCACGACGGAATCGGTCGTGCTTACCTCCGTCATCATCCTGGTGTGGGACTACTTCCTGACCTCAATACTCTTATGA
- the hpnI gene encoding bacteriohopanetetrol glucosamine biosynthesis glycosyltransferase HpnI: MLRSLLPFVVILPSVAYSLIALACARRFFSVPPPRSPEAPAVTILKPVKGMDAGSYENFASFCRQEYAGPVQLLFAAASADDPVIPVIHRLREEFGGDRVALVVNPAIHGPNYKVSNLINAFPQARHDIIIVCDSDIRVPPDYLKSVTARFSDPRVGLVTSLYRTSSVPTIAAAIEATGFTAEMIPNVLVALHLEGLSFALGASMAVRREALASIGGFEALADYLADDYQLGNKVHRAGWRIALDGTFVESMLKAEDVVTVLARQLRWARTMRASRPGGYLASGMTLPFPEALLAAFVAPSFPLALAAIALLYCVRLAVTTAFSRRFVRDNLLPVWLWLIPLRDMLAFFTWALSFLGNRVEWRGSRFRLRPGGKIEELA, translated from the coding sequence ATGCTGCGCTCCCTGCTCCCTTTCGTCGTCATCCTGCCCTCTGTGGCCTACAGCCTGATTGCGCTTGCCTGTGCCCGGCGCTTCTTCTCCGTACCGCCCCCCCGCTCGCCGGAGGCCCCGGCCGTGACCATCCTGAAGCCGGTCAAGGGGATGGATGCCGGGAGTTATGAGAACTTTGCCTCCTTCTGCCGGCAGGAATACGCAGGCCCGGTGCAACTGCTGTTTGCCGCGGCATCGGCGGATGATCCGGTCATTCCGGTCATTCACCGGCTCAGGGAGGAGTTCGGCGGCGACCGCGTCGCCCTGGTGGTCAACCCGGCCATCCACGGGCCGAACTACAAGGTTTCCAACCTGATCAACGCCTTTCCCCAAGCGCGGCACGACATCATCATCGTCTGCGACAGCGATATCCGCGTTCCCCCGGACTACCTGAAAAGCGTGACCGCCCGTTTCAGCGATCCACGGGTGGGCCTGGTCACCTCGCTCTACCGCACCTCCAGCGTTCCCACCATCGCCGCGGCCATCGAGGCGACCGGCTTTACCGCCGAGATGATCCCCAACGTCCTGGTGGCGCTCCACCTGGAGGGGCTGTCCTTCGCCCTGGGCGCCTCCATGGCCGTACGCCGGGAAGCCCTGGCCTCCATCGGCGGTTTTGAGGCCCTGGCCGACTACCTGGCCGACGACTACCAACTGGGGAACAAGGTGCACCGTGCCGGCTGGCGCATCGCCCTGGACGGCACCTTCGTGGAAAGCATGCTCAAGGCGGAAGATGTGGTGACGGTACTCGCGCGGCAACTGCGCTGGGCCCGCACCATGCGGGCCAGCAGGCCGGGAGGCTACCTGGCGTCCGGCATGACGCTCCCTTTCCCCGAAGCGCTCCTGGCGGCATTCGTCGCCCCGTCGTTCCCCCTGGCATTGGCCGCAATTGCCCTGCTCTATTGCGTGCGCCTGGCCGTCACCACCGCCTTCAGCCGCCGCTTCGTCCGCGACAACCTTCTCCCCGTCTGGCTCTGGCTGATCCCGCTCCGGGACATGCTGGCCTTCTTCACCTGGGCGCTCTCCTTCCTGGGCAATCGCGTCGAATGGCGCGGCAGCCGCTTCCGGCTCAGGCCGGGGGGCAAGATCGAGGAGCTCGCCTGA